Proteins encoded within one genomic window of Vidua macroura isolate BioBank_ID:100142 chromosome 2, ASM2450914v1, whole genome shotgun sequence:
- the GSTK1 gene encoding glutathione S-transferase kappa 1 — MGRTLVELFYDVISPYSWLAFEALCRYRHIWNIDLRFRPAFLGGIMQQTGNKPPAMLPKRGEYMLKDMKRMAKYYQVPVHMSPDAFQHIMGTSSLTAMRFITAIDMTNPQYLEPLSREFWMRFWSQHEDISQPENILAVARQAGLSAELSQKALEMISSSTVKDRLKDTTAEALKYGAFGMPAVVAHYDGEPHLFFGSDRLELLGSIIGEKWLGPVPSPKL, encoded by the exons ATGGGCCGGACGCTCGTGGAGCTGTTTTACGATGTGATTTCCCCGTACTCCTGGCTGGCGTTTGAG GCGCTCTGCCGGTACAGGCACATCTGGAATATTGACCTGCGCTTCCGTCCAGCTTTCCTTGGTGGCATAATGCAACAAACTG GTAACAAGCCACCAGCAATGTTACCAAAGCGAGGGGAATACATGCTGAAGGATATGAAAAGGATGGCAAAATACTACCAGGTGCCTGTACACATGTCCCCAGATGCCTTCCAGCACATCATGGGCACAA GCAGTCTGACGGCCATGCGCTTTATCACAGCCATTGACATGACAAACCCACAGTACCTGGAACCCTTATCTAGGGAGTTCTGGATGCGGTTTTGGTCACAG CATGAAGACATCAGTCAGCCAGAGAACATATTGGCT GTTGCCCGACAggctgggctctcagcagagctctcccagaAGGCACTTGAAATGATTTCATCCTCTACAGTGAAGGACCGACTGAAAGACACAACAGCTGAAGCGCTGAAATATGGG GCATTTGGGATGCCTGCTGTTGTGGCACATTATGATGGGGAACCTCATCTGTTTTTTGGCTCTGATCGTTTAGAGCTGCTAGGGAGCATTATAG GTGAAAAATGGCTGGGACCAGTTCCAAGCCCCAAGCTGTGA